The Kribbella shirazensis genomic interval CGATCGAACTTCGAGAACGTGATCCGCCGGTAGTCCTGGCTCTCCCACAACAGCCCGAAGGCTCCGTCGGGCAGCCTGGTGAGTGTCGAGTACGCCGCGAAGCCCGGCTCCACGACCTTGCGGATCGGCCAGGTCCTCCCGTTGTCGCAGGACTGCTTCACGACCAGATTGGTCCGCGACGACGTACTCTCGTTGTTGCTGAACAGCAGCCAGCTCGCCTGCTCGGTGCCCGGCACGGCGTTCTCGTTGTACCGCAGGATCGAGCCGTTGTCCGCCGGGTCGATGAGGTTCGGGTCGGCGTGCAGACCTTGCCAGCTCTCGCCGCCGTCGGAGGAGTAGGCGACCAGACGGTTCGGCCTGGCCCGGCTGTTGAGCATCAGGCGTCCGTCCTCGAGCTCGACGGACTTGTTCTCGTCGGTGCCGGGTCCGGCCAGTTCACCCATCTGCCAGGTGTCGCCGTGATCGTCGCTGTACGCGCTGGCCGCCCAGTTCTGTCCCTGGTAACGGACGGAGTACTGCTGGACGAGCCGCCCGGCGTACGGACCGCGCTTGATCTGGATGCCGGCACCGCTGGCGGCGAACATGCCGCCCCAGGCGGGGTCCTTGATCTGCGGCGTGATGCGGCGGTGTTTCCAGGTCAGGCCGTCGTCGTCGGAGTAGGAGTAGTCGGCCTGCAGGACATCGGGGTCGTCGGGGTCGTTGCCGGTGGCGCCGCCGCCGTAGCCCTGGTTCTGGCCGGCGGCGTAGAACAGGAAGATCCGCCCGGTCACCCGGTCGACGATCAGGCTCGGGTCGCCGTACCCCTGCGGTGCCGGGTCCTGGCGCACGATCTGCTGCTCCTGCCAGGTCTTGCCGTTGTCGGTACTGCGCCGCAGCACGATGCGGATGTTCGACGGCAGGTCGCCGAGTGTCGGGCGGGCGTCGTACGACGCGAGCACCGTGCCCTTGGTGGACACGGCGAGCGCCGGGATCCGGTAGTACGGCGAGCCGACGCCGGCCGCGGCCAGGTCCTGGGACGCCAGGGCCGGATCCGCGGCGGACGCGGGGGGCTGCGCGGCGGTCACGACGCCCAGGCTAAGCGTGCCGGCCGCGAGCGCGGCGAGACAGCGATTGATCGGTCGGGGAGTGGTCATCAGCAGGCCTCCAAGGCGGGGAGTGTCTGACCTCAGATGTCAGATGTTGTCGGTGCGGAGCTCCGGGGTCAAGCCCTGGTCCGGAAGTTCCGGTGGGTGAGGGAGGCTTGAAGCGACGGGTGCGGCAGTGTGGGAGAGGACTTGATGAACGACGTGCTGCAGGCGGTGCGAGGGCGGTTGGTGGTTTCTTGTCAGGCGTATCCGGGGGAGGCGATGAACAGCCCGGACGTCATGCGGGCGGTGGCTCTGGCTGTGGTCGGGGGTGGGGCGGCGGGGGTTCGGGTGCAGGGGATCGAGGACGTTACGGCGATCCGGGCTGCCGTTGACGTGCCGGTGATCGGGCTGTGGAAGGACGGGAACGACGAGGTGTTCATCACGCCGACCCTCGAGCACGCGCTCGCGGTGGCCGAGGCCGGTGCGGACGTCGTCGCGCTGGACGGGACGCAGCGGCCGCGCCCGGACGGTCGCGGTCTTGCCGAGGTCGTCGCCGCGGTGCAGGACCGGACCGGCAAGCTCGTGATGGCCGACTGCTCGACGTTCGAGGAAGGTGTTGCGGCCGCTGCCGCCGGGGCCGATCTGATCGGTACGACGCTGTCCGGCTATACGTCGTACACGTCCACGGTCGACGGTCCCGATCTCGAGCTGGTTGCCCGGCTGGCCGCGGCGATCGACAAGCCGGTGGTCGCGGAGGGCCGGATCCGCACCCCGGACCAGGCGGCCGCGGCGATCGCCGCCGGCGCCTGGAGCGTGGTCGTCGGCACCGCGATCACCCATCCCGGCGCCATCACCGGCTGGTTCACCGAGCGCCTGGGCCGGCTGTGAAGTGAGTC includes:
- a CDS encoding exo-alpha-sialidase, producing MTTPRPINRCLAALAAGTLSLGVVTAAQPPASAADPALASQDLAAAGVGSPYYRIPALAVSTKGTVLASYDARPTLGDLPSNIRIVLRRSTDNGKTWQEQQIVRQDPAPQGYGDPSLIVDRVTGRIFLFYAAGQNQGYGGGATGNDPDDPDVLQADYSYSDDDGLTWKHRRITPQIKDPAWGGMFAASGAGIQIKRGPYAGRLVQQYSVRYQGQNWAASAYSDDHGDTWQMGELAGPGTDENKSVELEDGRLMLNSRARPNRLVAYSSDGGESWQGLHADPNLIDPADNGSILRYNENAVPGTEQASWLLFSNNESTSSRTNLVVKQSCDNGRTWPIRKVVEPGFAAYSTLTRLPDGAFGLLWESQDYRRITFSKFDRDWLDGVCAPLTVTAPRDAVAGGTTTVSVKVTSQSAGDLDGTVTLTDLPAGWSAGTVQVPRLSAGQSTEVSVPLTVPSGTSTNAYPIRAVYRTDHGQSTTPIPTQIVVRGGATVWEDTTPRSYDGTELRDVSDQVGAVKDLAAGAVTIKFRTTATSGAAALLSSADPISQVRDLVVSLNSGKPYVEFRTGSSTYPVRIQSSVNAADGNDHELIFASSNGISSLILDGEVIGQTATQRFFRDVDAMTPVHTLNPTGLPNLTLGGNRAYVTPPAALTNRWLYTGTIHSIRITGS
- a CDS encoding N-acetylmannosamine-6-phosphate 2-epimerase is translated as MNDVLQAVRGRLVVSCQAYPGEAMNSPDVMRAVALAVVGGGAAGVRVQGIEDVTAIRAAVDVPVIGLWKDGNDEVFITPTLEHALAVAEAGADVVALDGTQRPRPDGRGLAEVVAAVQDRTGKLVMADCSTFEEGVAAAAAGADLIGTTLSGYTSYTSTVDGPDLELVARLAAAIDKPVVAEGRIRTPDQAAAAIAAGAWSVVVGTAITHPGAITGWFTERLGRL